The genomic window TATATGGTTGTGTGTCGTTTATGATCTTGGTTTACTTCCTTCGCTTACTAATCTCTTTTTTCCGTTTGCGTCTTACCTCCGATGTGTGCATTTCTACCAAATGCATCAATCCTGGTTTGCTAGTTTGGTAATCTGGgaattgtttgtttttttatgtttctattcTACTAATGTgcatttatttcctttttgttgtttctcttcttttctgcaattttcaTTGAGTGAAATTGtgtctgcttcttctttctcGTCCCCTTGCTTTCCATGTGCATTTTCTGTGTCACCCTTTACGTGCGAGCTTTTGtttgatatattaattttcttctttagttttcttttatcCATTTCCCACCTCAGGCTCTTTTGGGGTGGCTTCAACAAGTGGATCCGCGAGTAACTGGATCTTGGCGTGTCGGTTTGTGCCGATGAGCGCTTCTTGTTTTATTGTCCTATGTGAATCCACTTGGAATTTGGAAAGATATCAcatttgttgtatttttttttttctattgttctTCTTTACTGATGAAAGCGTTCGCTACATGTAGGGACTTTACTAAAAAGGTTTTGCTAATTGGCAACTGGTACCTGTGGTAATGGGTAAATCTCCCGGTAAATGGCTTAAGACCCTTCTCTTCAGGAAGAAAAGCACCAGATCCAATTATGCAAAGACAAAGGATAATCCGGTAAGCAGATTGTCAGCTGGGTTTGAGGAACAGTCAATTCATCAATTCACGTCTTTCATCTTCATGGTTCTTGATACTCGATGTGTGAATTTTGTGTTTATAAATGCACAATGTGGTCGTAATTATCAGCGGCACATTCATTTACTTTTTGTGGTGGTTGTATTTAACGCCATTTATTCAATATGTAATTGCAGTTGTTTTAATGATTTGCTATGCTTTCCTTGCTGCCGctgttaatttttcttttcggTACCGTGACCGCCTTCATGGTTGATATTTGcgtgcattttttttatttcaaagttCATGCATATCCGCAACATTGCACTTGATGGGTGCCTAACAAATCAAGAAGGAAAAGGTTGGCAAGTTTCTTGAGCTTTGCCTGCCTATCGCTTCTTGACAAAGACCGAATGATACACTATCGCTTCTTGACAGAGACGGAATGATACACCAGATAGACTACATTACAGGGCAAGTTTGTATTTGACATGGTATTATCTGAAGGTttggattctctctctcccccaccccCTCCATgcgcacatgcacacacatgtaAACGTGATTCATTTTGGGTTACTTTCTGGTTAGCAAACATTTGTCTGTTACTCAGTTTGTGATGAATGAGCTAGCCGTTCCTAGCATTTGAATGCTTtctttaaaaaaggaaaactgtttttctctctttgaagATTGTTTTCTGCTTCTTAGACGTGTTTAACTAAAGACTGTTTGAATATTTGAGAGTAATAGATATTTTTGGATCTTCGTGTGAAGGTCACAAATGAGAAGGGCCAGCTGATCTCTCCAAAGGAGCCTCTTGCTGACTTGGCTGTCAATTCATCCTTGGTTTCCCAGCCAGTTCCTACAAAAAATGATGTAAATGGCTCTAACGTGGAAGCTGAGACGAGGGCAGCAGAAGAAGTATCATGTGAAGTAGGCACCTTTGTGGCTGTGCACAAAGACGTACAGAGCTCTGATTCAGGTGTTGGAACCAGGGTTTCATATGATCCTGAGAAGATCCGAGAAGAGCAGGCTGCAATAAAAGCACAAGCAGCTTTTCGAGGTTACCTGGTATCTTTTTATTGCTGGACAAAGTCATTTTGATTGCACCAGTTCAAAAtaacttcatcaatttttatttatgttattGTCATTTATAGAATAATAGAATATAACTTTCTCTGTTAGTTTTTTAATGAACctttattagttttttaatgaACCTTTAAAGACATGCTTATTCAATCATGACATTGTGTTATCTTGTTTGGTTTAAGTCAACTGCCATGGTAGTGCTTCAATATTGTCTCTGACATGCTATAGTTTTAACAGAAACAATAATGATCCTGTaaatatttgttatttgttCACAACAGTTGCCAAGTATTTCCAGATTTTGGCACAGTAAATAAGTTCCATTCTGGGGACCCTTTTTTGCTGGTATCTGTCAGCCTGTGAATCCTCAGATGAAGGGTTTCAGTTAACTTGGCTGCAGTATGGCCAAGCAGTTGGTGCTTAATACTAGATTTGGCAACtaaccaatgttgtaaataCTAGATTCTGCATAGTTTCAGAATCCTCACTAGTACGGCATTTCAGCTGATAGGCATCAGCCTGCATCAGGTCATGgctataaaaaattaattttagattactctcttttattattttttctactGTTTTATTCAAGACAGGgctaaaaatttagttttagaTTACTCTCTTTTATTACTTTTTCTACTGTTTTATTCAAACAAGGCTGAACATGGCCAATGAATAAGGCCAATATAGGCTGATGTGGCTCAAATTAGCTAAAATATTTGGATAGCCCTTATCGGCCTCTACAGTGTTGCAGTGAGGGACCGGTATGATGTTTAGTGGCTCATAGAGCTAATATGCATCGAGATTGTTGACATTGCAACTGAAACATAAATTGATTTTCCAGGCGCGTCGTGCATTTCAAGCTCTCAAGGGTATCATCAAGTTGCAGGCTCTTGTTCGTGGCCATCTGGTAAGGAGGCAGGCTGTGGCAACTTTGCTTTGTTTGCAGTCTATAATCAAGTTGCAAGCAGCTTTCCGTGGACAACGGGTTAGAGCTTCTGATCTTGGGCAAGCCCTACATCAGAACTTGGGTGGCGGAAAAATAATGGTAATTACTATTGCAGGACATCATTACTGTGATACCATTTATTGTTTTCTATTGTTCCACTCAGATgcaggtaatttttttttttttttttttgggggggtgggggtggggtggggtggTCATGTTCTAGTTTCTGTTTCTACTTGCTAAATATATTTTCCATCCATTTCAGAATGATTAATATTCAAATAATTTGATTCTCGTTGTAATTTATTCTCTATCAGAATACCAACTTTTCTGGTGCCATAAAGGGGCTATCAGCTCAGACAGACAGACTACTTTCCAGTGCTTTTGCTAAGAAGGTAAATGTAATTTCCTGCTTTTTCTGCACTAAATATTCCTTTCTTAGTTCACACTATTTGAGTGTTGTTTTCAGCAGCCATTGAACTTAGTTCAGTTCCTTGCATTAGCTTGAACTTTGAAGCCAGTGTCAAATTCATGCCTCAAAGCTTGTCAGATATTCTTCCTGATTAAATTCGAGGGAACCCATTCATGTATTCtgcatatgcatgcacatgctTATTGACAATATTATTGTAGCTTACATGAAGAATATGCAAGTGATATATTGAATGAGCTACCACATGGGGCATGAAGTCCATGTCATTTCATGTCTTCTGGGCACAGGATCTTATTTCGTGTGTGCCTTGCAGATAATTTCTTGCTTATCCCATTGTGTCAACTTCTTacaatgcatttttgtatgttACAGCTTTTAGTCTCCTCTTCTATGAGGAAACCGCTGCAACTTTTTTATGTTGAATGTCAACCAAACTCTGCTTGGAGCTGGCTAGAACGTTGGACAGCTTTCCGATTCACTCTTCCAGCTGTCCAGTCAAAGAAGAGAGGTGACACAAAGCTTCATAAGCACACCATGTCTCGTAGTGTAGAGAATGAGGCAAACAGGCTGAAACGTAATACCCGAACACGTTCCCTTGCACACGGTGAGTCTATTGTGTCAAGTACTGCTCATGAATCTGAAAGATCGAAGAGAAATCTGAAGAAAATACCTGCACAACCTGTTGATTCACCTCAGGAGCCTCAGAGTgagcttgaaaagattaaacgAAACTTGCGAAAGGTAACTTTAAATGCTACAACTGACATTGCTTCAGATCATCAAGAGATGGAAACTGAAAAGGTGAAGCGCAACGTGAATCTGAGAAAGACTTCAAGTTCAACAACTGAGTTTCATGATAATGGTGAAGCAGATTTTGTTGATAAAAGCAGTAAAGAGTCACCCATTACTTACGCAGAGCAGCCTCAGCTAAAGGCAGTTTGTGAACCAATAGTAGCAAACAGTCTGGCAGATTTCCCTGAAATTGACAAATCAGTTGAGCTGAATGCAAATGATACAACGGAACCAGTAATTCCACCAGAAAACATTGTAAAATCTGAGAGTCTCTCTGCAGTAAATGGGGAGCTAAGTTCTCACTCTAAGGACGATGAAGTGTGCATAGATAATCAGAAAACCAGTAAGCGTAGGTCTTCCTCCCAAGAAAATGGGTTGCATAGCAACCCAACACTACCTAGTTATATGGCGGCGACTGAATCTGCAAAGGCTAAGCTGCGTTGCCAAGGTTCTCCAAGATTCAGTTCTGATGGGACAGAAGGAAATGGTTTTACCAGGCGTCATTCTTTGCCCTCAGTTTCCAATGGGAAAGTGAGCTCTTTGTCCCCAAGAATGCAGAGGCTTGTCCAATCTAATGGGAAAGGAAGCATCAGAGACAGATCACTGCAGTCATCTCGTGATGGGAATGGTAAGAAAATTGGATCTCACGACTTATtatcaaattttagaaatttctttgcttttttcttgTCACTTCTTGGGAATTGAACCACAAACAACTCCAATCTTTTCCATCTTTTAACCTTTTAGTAGATTGCCCCTTAGAATGGGTATTCCTTGTTGGGCAGTATAGCTGGTAGAAGTCTAAACCCCCAAGTTGAAGATTTCCAAGAGAAGAGTTTCTTATACAGTTTCAGGGTCTTGTCCTTCCCAGCTATGGACTTGAAGAGGATTGATTAGGTTGGAAGGTTGTAGTTGTATATCTTCTTGTACTGGTAATACAACTTGAttataaatgtttaaaaactcTATGCTTCTTAAGCGTCTGGGTTATTAAACTCTTAATTTGCCAAATATTTGAAGTTGCTATAGCTACATTTTTGGGCTTGGAAAATTTTTCTGTTATATTTAGCAATTCTACTTCAAAATAGTTCTGAGCTTgtgaagcatttttttttcttatagcAGAAAAAGTCACGTGTTTTGGCCTCTGTTTCTTAATCttttagagaaaaagagttATGGTTGGACCTCCAGCGGTTCATTAGGAATGCAACTGATTGCTGTATAGTGGCTCTCGGAAGGTTCTTCAATTTGAGAGAGGACCTTTAGCATCATCATTTTCTGTGTCTATTCTTGTCCATTAGTAGTTTTCATGCGTTcaacattatttcatacctatCGAATGAGCTGGTCATTAAGGTTTAAATCAAACTGTTGGTTTTCTAGCTAATTGGATGGGTAAATGAAAATCCAGTTGACAGGTTTGGGTTAGGATTCTAAATTCATTCGGGTCAGGTTTCCTGGCCACCAGCCATCTTCCGGTAGCAGCTAGGCGTCTTTTGATCTGTCCTGCCAAATAACCTGCAAAATTTCTGTATTCCTGGATCATTGCTTTTAAAGGTTTTCTGTATTCTTGGATAATTGATTTTATAGGCTTTATTTGAGGGACAAATGCATTTCTCACCGTCATGCTTGTTGCCCATTCTTGATATGCAGACAAGGTGGTTCAGCCAGAGTGGAGGAGGTGAACTGAATTCTAGATTTGTGTTCTTGGGAGAGTAAATATCTACTAGTGTACATTGTTCCAGAGAGGTCTTCACTGTCTACTGATATACTTTCAGAAACATGGTGGTGTTTGTGCTTTCCAGTTGTGGTGTTCACATTTTCTAGGGTTTGGGTTATTTTGGTTTATGTAAAATTTCAGGGCCTTAGGGTTTGTTATGGGTGTTGGTTACATGTAAGGGTTTAGAGTTTGTGTTGGTTTCTGGGTATCTATACTTGattcctcctctttttcttcttcttcttctcttcattttcctttttttttcccctccttATTTGACAATGGAACTATACTCAGATGACCCTGTAATTGTGTGCCTAAGTGTCAAGGATTTGCTACCTGTTTCTGTAGGATGGTTTCTGGATAGTGGCTTGATATCTATCCAGACAGGATTTCAGTTGCATGGTTTCTCTCCTGAAGAATTTAATCTTCCTTATGCTACCAAAATTCCCCCCCCTGATCAGCACAAGCTGTAAGCAGGTGATACTTTGGGCAATTATTGCTAGAGCTCTTCCATTCTTGATTTTCATGTTCTTCCTGCAAAACTTGGCACTTCCATGCGAATTTCAATCAGTGATCCTCTGGATGTAATGTATTGATCAGTGGGGATGAGACCGATGTTCTAGCATTTGAGTGTAGTTAGTAGTCTCTGTTCTGTATTGAAGGTCGTCTTTGGCAGCACAAATCAAAATCATGTCTATTATTAGGTTAAACGATAAAAAACTAAACGTTGGCTGCCTTTCATAGAGTCCATGGCAATAGGTAATAACTTGATTCGAGCAGAGGCCAAGTTAGCCATTGAAGCGTAAATTTTTCTTGACCAGTTATTGTGTTTTAATTTGGAAAATTTCTGCAGATAGTTTACTATGAAAATTGACTGATATAATTTATTGCAGGTTAGTACAatacatccaaaattttcaacttctcTTCAATCTATTATCGGGTTGGCAGTGGACTATTCCAAAAATGtggaaatataattttgttccACATTATGTTACACTGTTTCAAACGCGTATTCTTTTGAAATACCTGCAAATCCTTACCGTGTCATTGGATTGCTCGCGTGACCTCGTAACTCTATTGGACCCTTTAAATGATGCCATCGACGGTTCTACGTCGTTAAACTGTAAACTGTGGATGTAAAAAATACCTCCCAAGTCAAATTTACCACAGAGAGAATCCCCATGACCGTATCCGAAGCATTTATGTTTCTAATAGTGACTTCATTTTTCTCAACTTCCGGCATTCTAGTCGGGTTGAGCATGAGCTACGCTCGAGCTGTGCCTGGTCTGCACGATCTCAATGATCATGGATGCGGCTTGATGCACTCATCGAGCTAGGTTCGCATACCTGTGGTGGGTTTTTCGGACAAGGTTTGTTCCATATCTTTTGGGGAGCTTACATTGGACattgttttttcagttttcaatgacttttttctttgaaaagaacATTTAGAATGC from Nymphaea colorata isolate Beijing-Zhang1983 chromosome 6, ASM883128v2, whole genome shotgun sequence includes these protein-coding regions:
- the LOC116256313 gene encoding protein IQ-DOMAIN 31-like — its product is MGKSPGKWLKTLLFRKKSTRSNYAKTKDNPVTNEKGQLISPKEPLADLAVNSSLVSQPVPTKNDVNGSNVEAETRAAEEVSCEVGTFVAVHKDVQSSDSGVGTRVSYDPEKIREEQAAIKAQAAFRGYLARRAFQALKGIIKLQALVRGHLVRRQAVATLLCLQSIIKLQAAFRGQRVRASDLGQALHQNLGGGKIMNTNFSGAIKGLSAQTDRLLSSAFAKKLLVSSSMRKPLQLFYVECQPNSAWSWLERWTAFRFTLPAVQSKKRGDTKLHKHTMSRSVENEANRLKRNTRTRSLAHGESIVSSTAHESERSKRNLKKIPAQPVDSPQEPQSELEKIKRNLRKVTLNATTDIASDHQEMETEKVKRNVNLRKTSSSTTEFHDNGEADFVDKSSKESPITYAEQPQLKAVCEPIVANSLADFPEIDKSVELNANDTTEPVIPPENIVKSESLSAVNGELSSHSKDDEVCIDNQKTSKRRSSSQENGLHSNPTLPSYMAATESAKAKLRCQGSPRFSSDGTEGNGFTRRHSLPSVSNGKVSSLSPRMQRLVQSNGKGSIRDRSLQSSRDGNDKVVQPEWRR